In a genomic window of Vanessa tameamea isolate UH-Manoa-2023 chromosome 31, ilVanTame1 primary haplotype, whole genome shotgun sequence:
- the LOC113391398 gene encoding gelsolin-like has product MYCFFNFLIFQSQQTSGADNSTLSHDVHFWLGNQTTQDKKGAAAILTVTLDDQLGGKAVHHREVQGHETSKFLGYFRPAIRYLVGGNESGFNEVETNAGVEKRLLKLSGCDNMRIEEVPPEASSLTRDHCFILEVDHDIFVLVPEGAKATQKRKIISVANKLRDDYHNGRATIEIIDEFSPNDDYGLFFEALGSGSKDELIDDEDIQTFTRTSASTVYFYKVVVGDELELEELNKPFKQKQLSSEDVFILDTPCSGIYIWLGNDVDEDIKKNYNDIVQKFLEDKEYPSWMHVTRLVEGAESSAFKQYFHNWDSVMPSSSSVRSIASDIESGYFSGDADDSNAVAKFIGKSAAARSYMPDQGAGSLTIFRAAEEAEDITESQADAPKLYQSEVYAVRYDYKDENDENATVVYLWIGKDADDDAKLGGVKAVSAIEEELEGNVTVVKIPQGKEIRHFLNIFKGQLMILCGDKDNEYKTENFKKTFDDDSVRLFRVEGTKLGGDMRATQVEETSSSLEDDDVFILETAEQVYLRIGKESNDKEQEAAKGFVSLLIGDEKKVTEVQEGEEPEEFWELLGGAPDEKEDPSRWKLNVNRRVTTPPTLTAVTVTASKKIKFEELPPDFSQTDLSDDGAYVLDNGEELYLWLGTNIPDRVKAARLDIITKYIEDDGLERTVDSAIVVTLKQGKEPSTFKKMFPSWEDDLWKNQTSYDDIKNETKANNS; this is encoded by the exons GAGGCAAAGCTGTTCACCATAGAGAAGTACAAGGACATGAGACTAGTAAATTTTTGGGATATTTTCGACCTG CTATAAGGTATTTGGTAGGAGGGAACGAATCAGGATTCAATGAAGTGGAAACTAATGCTGGAGTAGAGAAGAGACTTCTTAAGTTATCCGGATGTGACAACATGAGGATTGAAGAG GTGCCCCCAGAAGCTTCGTCGCTGACAAGAGACCACTGTTTCATCCTAGAAGTAGACCACGACATCTTCGTGCTGGTTCCAGAAGGAGCTAAGGCGACACAAAAGAGAAAAATCATCAGCGTTGCCAACAAATTGCGTGATGATTACCACAACGGAAGGGCTACAATTGAAATTATTG ATGAATTCTCGCCCAACGATGACTACGGTCTGTTCTTCGAAGCTCTTGGCTCCGGTTCCAAGGATGAGCTAATCGATGACGAGGACATACAG ACATTTACACGCACGAGTGCATCAACCGTCTACTTCTACAAAGTGGTTGTGGGTGATGAACTCGAACTTGAAGAATTAAATAAGCCATTCAAACAGAAACAACTTAGCTCTGag GATGTGTTCATTTTGGACACCCCGTGCTCAGGAATTTACATATGGCTCGGAAATGACGTCGATGAAGATATCAAGAAGAATTACAACGATATCGTGCAGAAGTTTTTAGAAGATAAAGAATACCCTTCTTGG ATGCACGTGACGAGATTGGTAGAAGGGGCTGAGAGTAGTGCTTTTAAGCAATATTTCCACAATTGGGATTCAGTAATGCCTTCCAGCAGTTCTGTCAGATCCATCGCTTCTGACATTG AAAGTGGATACTTCTCCGGTGACGCCGACGATTCGAATGCAGTTGCCAAATTTATTGGCAAAAGTGCAGCCGCCAGAAGTTACATGCCAGACCAGGGCGCTGGATCTCTTACCATTTTCAG AGCCGCAGAGGAAGCAGAAGATATAACGGAGAGTCAAGCAGACGCACCAAAACTGTACCAAAGCGAGGTGTATGCTGTGAGATATGATTACAAGGACGAAAACGATGAAAACGCCACTGTTGTGTATCTGTGGATC GGCAAAGACGCTGACGACGACGCTAAGTTAGGTGGTGTCAAAGCCGTTTCTGCAATCGAAGAAGAATTAGAGGGGAATGTTACCGTGGTGAAGATACCACAAGGAAAAGAAATAAGACACTTCCTGAACATATTCAAAG gGCAACTCATGATACTTTGCGGTGACAAGGATAACGAATACAAGAcagaaaatttcaaaaaaacatttgacgaCGACAGCGTTCGACTTTTCAGA GTTGAGGGCACGAAGTTAGGAGGCGACATGCGAGCGACCCAAGTTGAAGAAACCTCAAGTTCCCTCGAAGATGACGACGTATTCATATTGGAGACTGCTGAGCAAGTTTACTTAAGGATTGGGAAG GAGTCAAACGATAAGGAACAAGAAGCTGCAAAGGGTTTCGTGTCTCTACTAATTGGGGACGAGAAAAAGGTCACTGAAGTGCAAGAGGGAGAGGAACCTGAGGAGTTCTGGGAGTTATTAG GTGGTGCCCCTGATGAAAAAGAAGATCCCTCTCGCTGGAAGCTAAACGTCAACCGGCGTGTCACCACACCGCCCACACTCACCGCCGTCACCGTCACCGCCTCTAAAAAGATCAAGTTCGAGGAGCTACCGCCTGATTTCAGCCAGACG GACCTTTCCGATGATGGTGCTTATGTCCTTGACAATGGCGAGGAGCTTTATTTGTGGCTGGGCACGAACATCCCTGACCGTGTCAAGGCAGCCAGACTTGACATCATAACT AAATACATAGAAGACGACGGTTTAGAGCGCACCGTTGATTCCGCCATTGTTGTCACTTTGAAACAAGGGAAGGAGCCCTCGACGTTCAAGAAAATGTTCCCGAGCTGGGAGGACGATCTGTGGAAG aaccaAACTTCTTACGATGACATCAAGAACGAAACGAAAGCTaacaattcttaa
- the LOC113391397 gene encoding MIP18 family protein galla-2: MTKTADNVNPNVYEKGSEREITSTELDEDVSDDIDEREIFDLIRNINDPEHPLTLEELRVVEQQNVFIDNKQNLVRIYFTPTIPHCSMATLIGLSIRVQLLRALPSRFKVTVEISEGTHMSEHAVNKQLADKERIAAALENNNLVQIINQCISSS; this comes from the exons atgacaaaaaccGCCGATAACGTGAACCCTAACGTTTACGAGAAGGGTTCAGAAAGGGAAATCACGTCAACGGAACTTGATGAAGACGTCTCGGATGATATTGATGAACGTGAAATTTTCGACCTTATACGTAATATCAATGATCCCGAACACCCATTGACTCTTGAAGAACTACGTGTGGTGGAACAACAGAATGTATTCatagataataaacaaaatttagttcGAATTTACTTCACACCAACGATACCTCATTGTAGCATGGCTACTCTCATtg GTCTGTCAATCCGAGTGCAGTTATTACGAGCCCTGCCGAGCCGATTCAAAGTAACAGTGGAAATTTCCGAAGGTACTCATATGTCGGAGCATGCTGTGAACAAGCAGTTAGCAGACAAGGAGAGGATTGCCGCTGCTTTGGAGAATAATAACTTAGTCCAGATTATAAACCAATGTATTTCGAGttcttga